In Streptomyces sp. NBC_01426, one genomic interval encodes:
- a CDS encoding DUF1648 domain-containing protein — MKDHADREGPADHKEHQGREDREGHAAGRATAWGAAAWASGVGILLVAMPQAARGRLPDRLATHWGVGGAPDGSLPLGAAASLPALAWVLLVSAVALAARRGAGVRGWAGATLLSVGVGLIGAQAVIVRANLDRSDWHQARSATLWFGVLIAGIVAAALLGVLLDRRATASAPPVPVIPGDPAPEIPEGERFVWLSRATNPWFQLLAAAGGLVAVAGALAGAAGLIGAPWPLIAPFAFVSVVMSACSSVQARATEKGLEVGFGPLGWPTRRWAAGDIESARVERRTPAQVGGWGYRLSGLGTTVMLRRGDCLVIRARGKDFAVSVDDAARAAALLNSSRART; from the coding sequence GTGAAGGACCACGCAGACCGCGAGGGGCCCGCAGACCACAAGGAGCACCAAGGCCGCGAGGACCGCGAAGGTCACGCGGCGGGCAGGGCCACCGCCTGGGGCGCCGCCGCCTGGGCCTCGGGCGTCGGGATCCTGCTGGTCGCCATGCCGCAGGCCGCGCGGGGGCGGCTGCCGGACCGGCTCGCCACGCACTGGGGCGTCGGCGGGGCGCCCGACGGCTCGCTGCCGCTGGGGGCGGCGGCCTCGTTACCGGCTCTTGCCTGGGTGTTGCTCGTGTCGGCCGTGGCACTCGCCGCCCGGCGGGGAGCGGGGGTACGGGGATGGGCCGGAGCGACCCTGCTCTCGGTGGGCGTGGGCCTGATCGGCGCGCAGGCGGTGATCGTACGGGCGAACCTGGACCGGTCGGACTGGCATCAGGCGCGGTCCGCGACGCTCTGGTTCGGCGTCCTGATCGCGGGGATCGTGGCGGCGGCCCTCCTCGGGGTGCTGCTCGACCGTCGAGCGACGGCCTCGGCGCCGCCCGTGCCGGTCATACCCGGTGACCCCGCTCCGGAGATCCCCGAGGGGGAACGTTTCGTCTGGCTCTCGCGGGCGACGAACCCCTGGTTCCAACTCCTCGCCGCCGCCGGCGGCCTGGTGGCCGTCGCGGGTGCGCTCGCCGGCGCGGCGGGTCTCATCGGCGCCCCGTGGCCGCTGATCGCGCCGTTCGCCTTCGTCTCGGTCGTGATGTCGGCCTGCTCGTCCGTGCAGGCCCGGGCCACCGAGAAGGGGCTGGAGGTCGGCTTCGGTCCGCTCGGGTGGCCGACGCGACGGTGGGCCGCCGGCGACATCGAATCCGCCCGCGTCGAACGACGCACCCCCGCCCAGGTGGGCGGATGGGGGTACCGGCTCAGCGGGCTGGGCACGACGGTGATGCTGCGCCGCGGCGACTGCCTCGTCATCCGGGCCCGCGGCAAGGACTTCGCGGTCAGCGTCGACGACGCCGCCCGCGCCGCCGCCCTCCTGAACTCGTCCCGCGCACGCACCTGA
- a CDS encoding thiopeptide-type bacteriocin biosynthesis protein, whose protein sequence is MTEAIDATGGRWFSLHLFPRFARATGEDTDAFLVEDLAPLLDGLVSDRRATSWFYVRHVDVDGPHLRVRVRDLTPAGVAALHAEATLLVKERLGEGAEVHEAPYVPETERFGGPAALPVTEDVFALSTRVALDGLARTGHGGERLALAGDLAQATAAALGMDRYEAARWLRWQTTGWRWSEDVLHTPAPVPSPRAEPDGGPAREELMRRADAVRHGVANGIGVGPVARWAAGLRDADARLEEVAGRAAADDGADRSAVWAAGQASVWTAVRASLWASHLHLLFNRLGVAPDEQRTVCRLASHALTDTGERKSHHPEDLPATDAR, encoded by the coding sequence GTGACCGAGGCAATCGACGCGACCGGCGGACGCTGGTTCAGCCTGCACCTCTTCCCCCGCTTCGCCCGCGCGACCGGTGAGGACACCGACGCCTTCCTGGTCGAGGACCTCGCTCCCCTGCTGGACGGGCTGGTGTCGGACCGCAGGGCGACCTCGTGGTTCTACGTCCGTCACGTCGACGTGGACGGCCCCCACCTGCGCGTCCGGGTGCGCGACCTCACCCCGGCCGGGGTGGCCGCGCTGCACGCCGAGGCGACGCTCCTCGTGAAGGAGCGGCTCGGCGAGGGAGCGGAGGTCCACGAGGCGCCCTACGTCCCCGAGACGGAACGTTTCGGCGGGCCCGCCGCCCTGCCCGTGACGGAGGACGTCTTCGCCCTGTCCACCCGGGTGGCCCTGGACGGGCTCGCGCGCACCGGGCACGGCGGCGAGCGACTCGCCCTGGCGGGGGACCTCGCGCAGGCCACGGCGGCGGCGCTCGGGATGGACCGTTACGAGGCCGCCCGCTGGCTGCGCTGGCAGACGACGGGCTGGCGTTGGTCCGAGGACGTCCTGCACACCCCGGCCCCCGTGCCCTCCCCGCGCGCCGAACCCGACGGCGGGCCCGCGCGTGAGGAGCTGATGCGACGCGCCGACGCCGTCCGGCACGGGGTGGCGAACGGCATCGGCGTCGGGCCGGTGGCCCGTTGGGCGGCGGGGCTGCGGGACGCGGACGCCCGCCTGGAGGAGGTGGCCGGGCGCGCGGCGGCCGACGACGGCGCGGACCGCTCGGCCGTGTGGGCGGCGGGTCAGGCCTCGGTGTGGACCGCGGTGCGCGCCTCGCTGTGGGCCTCGCACCTGCACCTGCTGTTCAACCGCCTCGGGGTGGCCCCCGACGAGCAACGAACCGTGTGCCGGCTCGCCTCCCACGCCCTGACGGACACCGGGGAGCGGAAGTCACACCACCCCGAGGACCTCCCCGCCACCGACGCGCGGTAG
- a CDS encoding MurR/RpiR family transcriptional regulator, whose amino-acid sequence MSSGQQARAQAAAITPSGQPSDHERVPGERVRALFDGRRLSPGQRRIAQYLIDHLTEAAFLSITELAERVGVSQPSVTRFATSLGYSGYPALRDILQPIALSAVAGFPESREQIRQNELQAAVDAEIENLENVRRLLADTDQVLTIGRDLALSVPLTVLGLRISVSLAEYFAYAARRIHPDVRLVTGGGSVAYDALLQSRAAGGTWVLAFAMPRHAKETLAAMRAARSAGLRIALITDPTLGPLVDEADVALTAGTGSRLVFDSYAAPNVLSAALLQAMADADPERTQARLEGYEQVADLHGFFL is encoded by the coding sequence GTGTCATCGGGGCAGCAGGCACGCGCACAGGCGGCCGCGATCACGCCGAGCGGACAGCCCTCGGACCACGAGCGCGTCCCCGGCGAGCGGGTGCGCGCGCTCTTCGACGGGCGCCGGCTCTCCCCCGGCCAGCGGCGGATCGCCCAGTACCTGATCGACCACCTGACCGAGGCCGCGTTCCTGTCGATCACCGAACTGGCGGAGCGCGTCGGCGTCAGCCAGCCGTCCGTGACCCGTTTCGCGACCTCCCTGGGGTACAGCGGCTATCCGGCGCTGCGGGACATCCTCCAGCCGATCGCCCTGAGCGCGGTCGCCGGCTTCCCCGAGAGCCGCGAGCAGATACGGCAGAACGAGCTGCAGGCTGCCGTCGACGCGGAGATCGAGAACCTGGAGAACGTGCGGCGGCTGCTCGCCGACACGGATCAGGTGCTGACCATCGGCCGCGACCTGGCCCTCTCGGTCCCCCTGACGGTCCTCGGCCTGCGGATCTCGGTGTCGCTGGCGGAGTACTTCGCGTACGCGGCCCGGCGGATCCACCCCGACGTGCGCCTGGTGACCGGCGGCGGCAGCGTCGCCTACGACGCGCTGCTCCAGTCCCGGGCCGCCGGTGGGACGTGGGTACTGGCCTTCGCCATGCCCCGGCACGCCAAGGAGACCCTCGCCGCGATGCGAGCGGCCCGCAGCGCCGGGCTGCGGATCGCGCTGATCACCGATCCCACACTGGGGCCCCTGGTGGACGAGGCTGATGTGGCGCTGACCGCCGGCACCGGGTCACGGCTCGTGTTCGACTCCTACGCGGCCCCGAACGTCCTGTCCGCGGCCTTGTTGCAGGCCATGGCGGACGCCGACCCCGAGCGGACGCAGGCCCGCCTGGAAGGGTACGAACAGGTCGCCGACCTGCACGGATTCTTCCTCTAG
- a CDS encoding serine hydrolase domain-containing protein: MSPARIDVPARRGRSLSRLLQERVTGPLGMRNTANAFPAAIPAPVLHSFDAERGKYEESTFWNPSWTTARGAVLTTNVCDLARSARAIGAGELISPSGLRTQLNPGTVGLGTATSSCPASVCFAQKPDRHFGLGVVVQNGWVTQTPSFAGYAAIQAYLPAERPAIAVAVATTIGPNAPEGNTAQTVAERIAAALAPSHPLVK; this comes from the coding sequence GTGAGCCCCGCACGCATCGACGTACCCGCCCGACGCGGCCGATCCCTGTCCCGACTCCTCCAGGAACGCGTCACGGGCCCGCTCGGGATGCGGAACACCGCCAACGCCTTCCCGGCCGCGATCCCCGCACCCGTCCTCCACTCCTTCGACGCGGAGCGCGGGAAGTACGAGGAATCCACGTTCTGGAACCCGTCCTGGACGACGGCGCGCGGCGCGGTCCTCACCACCAACGTGTGCGACCTGGCACGCTCCGCACGGGCGATCGGGGCGGGAGAGCTGATCTCGCCGAGCGGTCTGCGGACCCAGCTGAACCCCGGGACGGTGGGACTCGGTACGGCCACGAGTTCCTGCCCCGCCTCGGTCTGCTTCGCCCAGAAACCGGACCGGCACTTCGGGCTCGGGGTGGTCGTGCAGAACGGCTGGGTGACGCAGACCCCCTCGTTCGCCGGGTACGCGGCGATCCAGGCCTACCTCCCGGCCGAACGGCCGGCCATCGCCGTCGCCGTCGCCACCACCATCGGCCCGAACGCGCCCGAGGGGAACACGGCCCAGACCGTCGCCGAGCGGATCGCGGCCGCCCTCGCCCCCTCGCACCCCCTGGTGAAGTGA
- a CDS encoding AMP-binding protein: MSVVPSHASGSAEVPLLDDTIRENLDRAVRSFPERDALVDMAAGRRWTYAELAADVDALALGLLDQGIVKGDRVGIWAPNRAEWTLVQYATATIGAVLVTVNPAYRAHELEYVLGQSGIRMLVAAERVKASDYAGMIEEVRSRCPDLEFVVLLDGPRWTSLLERGRQADPAELARAQAELSPDDPVNIQYTSGTTGFPKGATLSHRNILNNGFFVGETCHYTELDRVCIPVPFYHCFGMVMGNLACTSHGAAMIIPAPSFDPGATLAAVEAESCTSLYGVPTMFIAELAHPDFDSYDLSSLRTGIMAGSPCPVEVMKEVIDRMGMTEVSICYGMTETSPVSTQTRVDDSIAHRVSTVGRVGPHLEVKVVDPDGGGTVPRGEQGELCTRGYSVMLGYWAQPDRTAEVVDEAGWMHTGDLAVMDDDGYLAITGRIKDMVIRGGENLYPREIEEFLHAHPDILDVQVIGVPDPKYGEELMAWVRMREGAEPLTADAVRAYCDGRLARFKIPRYVHVVEEFPMTVTGKIRKIEMREMAVHLLAPPPDARA, encoded by the coding sequence GTGTCCGTCGTGCCGAGCCACGCGTCCGGGTCCGCCGAAGTGCCCTTGCTGGACGACACGATCCGGGAGAACCTCGACCGCGCCGTGCGGTCCTTCCCCGAGCGTGACGCCCTCGTCGACATGGCCGCCGGACGCAGATGGACGTACGCCGAACTGGCCGCCGACGTCGACGCCCTCGCGCTGGGCCTCCTCGACCAGGGCATCGTCAAGGGCGACCGGGTCGGGATCTGGGCCCCGAACCGGGCCGAGTGGACCCTGGTGCAGTACGCCACGGCCACGATCGGGGCGGTCCTCGTCACCGTCAACCCGGCCTACCGGGCGCACGAGCTGGAGTACGTGCTCGGCCAGTCCGGGATCCGCATGCTGGTCGCGGCCGAGCGGGTCAAGGCCTCCGACTACGCCGGGATGATCGAGGAAGTCCGGTCGCGCTGCCCCGACCTGGAGTTCGTGGTCCTGCTGGACGGCCCGCGGTGGACCTCCCTGCTGGAGCGCGGACGTCAGGCCGATCCTGCCGAACTCGCACGTGCGCAGGCCGAGTTGAGCCCGGACGATCCGGTCAACATCCAGTACACCTCGGGGACCACCGGCTTCCCCAAAGGGGCGACGCTCTCCCACCGCAACATCCTCAACAACGGCTTCTTCGTCGGCGAGACCTGTCACTACACCGAGCTGGACCGGGTCTGCATCCCGGTGCCGTTCTACCACTGCTTCGGGATGGTGATGGGAAACCTGGCCTGCACGAGCCACGGAGCCGCGATGATCATCCCCGCGCCGTCCTTCGATCCCGGCGCGACCCTCGCAGCGGTCGAGGCGGAGTCGTGCACCTCCCTGTACGGCGTCCCCACCATGTTCATCGCCGAACTGGCCCATCCCGACTTCGACTCCTACGACCTCTCCAGTCTGCGGACCGGCATCATGGCGGGTTCGCCCTGCCCGGTCGAGGTGATGAAGGAGGTCATCGACCGGATGGGCATGACCGAGGTGTCGATCTGCTACGGGATGACCGAGACCTCCCCGGTCTCCACCCAGACCCGCGTGGACGACTCCATCGCACACCGGGTGTCCACGGTGGGCAGGGTTGGCCCGCACCTGGAGGTCAAGGTGGTCGACCCGGACGGCGGTGGGACCGTGCCGCGCGGGGAACAGGGGGAACTGTGCACCCGCGGCTACTCGGTGATGCTCGGCTACTGGGCGCAGCCGGACCGGACCGCCGAGGTCGTCGACGAGGCGGGCTGGATGCACACGGGCGACCTCGCGGTCATGGACGACGACGGCTACCTGGCCATCACGGGCCGCATCAAGGACATGGTGATCCGGGGCGGCGAGAACCTCTACCCCCGCGAGATCGAGGAGTTCCTCCACGCCCACCCGGACATCCTGGACGTCCAGGTCATCGGCGTGCCCGACCCGAAGTACGGCGAGGAGCTGATGGCGTGGGTACGGATGCGCGAGGGGGCCGAGCCGCTCACCGCCGACGCCGTCCGCGCCTACTGTGACGGCCGGTTGGCCCGGTTCAAGATCCCGCGCTACGTCCACGTGGTGGAGGAGTTCCCCATGACGGTCACCGGGAAGATCCGGAAGATCGAGATGCGGGAGATGGCCGTGCACCTGCTCGCCCCGCCGCCGGACGCGCGAGCCTAG
- a CDS encoding SGNH/GDSL hydrolase family protein — translation MPNDEYLRYVALGDSQTEGVGDGDDLTGLRGWADRLAETLAPHHPGLRYANLAVRGRLAGQVLDEQLAPALALRPDLATVVAGVNDLLRPRFDADEVAGRVESMFAALTAQGARVATVTFPDVATLIPIARPVGARVTALNDRIRSAARRHGVVVAETAAHPVVGDPRMWSPDRLHASPLGHARIAAAVAHALAVPGTDDSWTHPLSEPRPAVPVGWRQATGEVRWAASFLGPWTARRLRGRSSGDGRAAKRPRLTPVFADGADGRTDGRTNGLADGRADGRTERRADGLADGRAPERH, via the coding sequence GTGCCGAACGATGAATACCTGCGGTACGTGGCGCTGGGCGACAGCCAGACGGAGGGCGTGGGCGACGGCGACGACCTCACCGGACTGCGCGGATGGGCCGACCGGCTCGCCGAGACCCTGGCCCCGCACCACCCCGGTCTGCGGTACGCCAACCTGGCCGTCCGGGGCCGCCTCGCCGGGCAGGTCCTCGACGAGCAACTGGCCCCCGCCCTCGCCCTGCGGCCCGATCTGGCCACCGTCGTCGCCGGGGTCAACGACCTGCTGCGCCCCCGCTTCGACGCGGACGAGGTCGCCGGCCGGGTGGAGTCGATGTTCGCCGCGCTGACCGCGCAGGGGGCGCGCGTCGCCACGGTCACCTTCCCGGACGTGGCCACGCTGATCCCGATCGCCCGCCCCGTGGGCGCCCGTGTCACCGCCCTCAACGACCGGATCCGGTCGGCGGCGCGGCGGCACGGGGTGGTCGTCGCGGAGACCGCCGCGCACCCCGTGGTCGGGGACCCGCGGATGTGGAGCCCGGACCGGCTGCACGCGAGCCCGCTGGGGCACGCCCGGATCGCCGCGGCCGTCGCCCACGCGCTCGCCGTGCCGGGAACGGACGACTCCTGGACGCATCCCCTGTCCGAACCCCGGCCGGCGGTGCCGGTCGGATGGCGGCAGGCGACGGGCGAGGTGCGCTGGGCCGCGTCCTTCCTCGGCCCCTGGACGGCCCGCCGGCTGCGCGGCCGCTCATCGGGCGACGGCCGCGCCGCGAAACGCCCGCGGCTCACGCCCGTGTTCGCCGACGGCGCCGACGGCCGTACGGACGGTCGCACGAACGGCCTTGCGGACGGTCGCGCGGACGGCCGTACGGAGCGTCGGGCCGACGGCCTTGCCGACGGGCGGGCGCCGGAACGCCACTGA
- a CDS encoding PadR family transcriptional regulator: MALRHAVLAALLDEELSGYQLAKAFDMGVANFWHALPQQLYAELTRLEEAGLVQGREVLQDTRPNKRLFRVTDAGAAELERFAQSPGKPSFIRDDLLVKVQAADHLDAEVLIERLSERSTWARTRIELFEALLARMRGASDEEEFLRRGARIGPYLTCLRGLAFERANLDWYQRTITIVRERRADRAER; the protein is encoded by the coding sequence GTGGCTCTGCGGCACGCCGTACTGGCGGCACTGCTCGACGAGGAGTTGAGCGGATACCAGCTGGCCAAGGCGTTCGACATGGGAGTGGCGAACTTCTGGCACGCGCTGCCCCAGCAGCTCTACGCCGAGCTGACCAGGTTGGAGGAGGCGGGTCTGGTCCAGGGCCGGGAGGTGCTCCAGGACACCCGTCCGAACAAGCGGCTCTTCCGGGTCACCGACGCCGGCGCGGCCGAGCTGGAGCGGTTCGCGCAGTCCCCCGGCAAACCGTCCTTCATCCGGGACGACCTGCTCGTCAAGGTGCAGGCCGCCGATCACCTCGACGCCGAGGTGCTGATCGAGCGGCTCTCCGAGCGTTCGACCTGGGCGCGGACCAGGATCGAGCTGTTCGAGGCGCTGTTGGCCAGGATGCGGGGCGCTTCGGACGAGGAGGAGTTCCTCCGCCGCGGTGCGCGGATCGGCCCCTACCTGACCTGCCTGCGCGGCCTGGCCTTCGAACGGGCCAACCTCGACTGGTACCAGCGGACGATCACGATCGTGCGGGAGAGGCGGGCCGACCGTGCCGAACGATGA
- a CDS encoding nuclear transport factor 2 family protein, with protein sequence MSTADRFRAAVDNRDLGAIHDLLTEDVRLYSPVKFGPFEGKAMVMGLFGVLLRTFEDIRYIGRLDGSAETGVDGEPAPAVMLPFRATVNGRQIHGMDLLHLDGEERIREITVMVRPQTAVQALGEAVLVGLVADGLVDG encoded by the coding sequence ATGAGCACTGCGGACCGATTCCGCGCCGCCGTCGACAACCGTGACCTCGGCGCGATCCACGACCTGCTCACCGAGGACGTCCGGCTCTACAGCCCGGTGAAGTTCGGCCCGTTCGAGGGCAAGGCGATGGTGATGGGCCTCTTCGGCGTCCTGCTGCGCACGTTCGAGGACATCCGCTACATCGGGCGGCTCGACGGTTCGGCGGAGACCGGCGTGGACGGCGAGCCGGCGCCGGCGGTGATGCTGCCCTTCCGGGCCACCGTCAACGGGAGGCAGATCCACGGCATGGACCTGCTGCACCTGGACGGGGAGGAGCGGATCAGGGAGATCACGGTGATGGTGCGCCCGCAGACCGCGGTGCAGGCACTGGGCGAGGCGGTGCTGGTGGGACTGGTCGCCGACGGCCTCGTCGACGGCTGA
- a CDS encoding L-threonylcarbamoyladenylate synthase, with translation MAKYFDVHPENPQQRSIGNIADMIRSGSLIAYPTDSCYALGCQLGNRDGLDRIRSIRRLDDRHHFTLVCQNFAQLGQFVHIDNDVFRAIKASTPGSYTFILPATKEVPRQLLHPKKKTVGVRIPDHAVTQALLADLGEPLLSSTLLLPDEPEPLTQGWEIKERLDHVLDIVVDSGDCGTRPTTVIDFSGGEAEIVRHGAGDTARFE, from the coding sequence ATGGCGAAGTACTTCGACGTGCACCCCGAGAATCCGCAGCAACGCTCCATCGGCAACATCGCCGACATGATCCGCTCCGGCTCCCTCATCGCGTATCCGACCGACTCCTGCTACGCGCTGGGATGTCAGCTGGGCAACCGCGACGGCCTGGACCGGATCCGGTCGATCCGCCGATTGGACGACCGGCACCACTTCACCCTCGTCTGCCAGAACTTCGCGCAGCTGGGGCAGTTCGTCCACATCGACAACGACGTCTTCCGCGCGATCAAGGCCTCCACTCCCGGCAGCTACACCTTCATCCTGCCGGCGACGAAGGAGGTGCCGCGCCAGCTGCTCCACCCCAAGAAGAAGACGGTCGGCGTCCGCATCCCCGACCACGCGGTCACCCAGGCCCTGCTCGCCGACCTCGGCGAGCCGCTGCTGTCCAGCACCCTGCTCCTGCCGGACGAGCCCGAGCCGTTGACCCAGGGCTGGGAGATCAAGGAGCGCCTCGACCACGTGCTGGACATCGTGGTCGACTCCGGCGACTGCGGGACCAGGCCGACCACCGTCATCGACTTCTCGGGCGGCGAGGCCGAGATCGTGCGCCACGGGGCGGGCGACACGGCCCGCTTCGAGTAG
- a CDS encoding helix-turn-helix domain-containing protein produces the protein MTDEPPAPLIGAGIRRRRRALDLTLAEVARRSGLSSPFLSQIENDRARPSMRSLQLIADALETTAVQLLTAAETPRSVDIVRADADPGLDPTARVRPLVRGQQQMHALEFTGDHDADRAFRHRNDELMYVADGSVEVEAEGRTHHLGRGDTLYLTGGVRHRWRALEVGTRVLLVAVADHIETTVDPRA, from the coding sequence GTGACGGACGAACCGCCCGCGCCCCTGATCGGGGCGGGCATCCGCAGGCGACGCAGGGCGCTGGACCTCACCCTCGCCGAGGTGGCGCGCCGCAGCGGGCTGTCGTCCCCGTTCCTCAGCCAGATCGAGAACGACCGGGCCCGTCCCAGCATGCGTTCGCTGCAACTCATCGCCGACGCGCTGGAGACCACGGCCGTCCAGCTGCTGACGGCGGCCGAGACCCCCCGGAGCGTGGACATCGTGCGCGCCGACGCCGACCCCGGGCTCGATCCCACGGCGCGGGTGCGCCCGCTCGTCCGCGGCCAACAACAGATGCACGCGCTGGAGTTCACCGGGGACCACGACGCGGACCGCGCGTTCCGGCACCGCAACGACGAGTTGATGTACGTCGCCGACGGAAGCGTCGAGGTCGAGGCCGAGGGGCGCACCCACCACCTGGGCAGGGGCGACACCCTCTACCTCACCGGCGGGGTGCGGCACCGCTGGCGGGCGTTGGAGGTGGGCACCCGCGTCCTGCTCGTCGCGGTGGCGGACCACATCGAGACGACCGTGGACCCGCGCGCCTGA
- a CDS encoding arylsulfotransferase family protein: protein MSPIDQNLRRRRGTGLIALDPSASEGGYTLFAPLTGTGEVYLIDPHGEVAHEWKLPYRPGRHARVLANGNLAYSGVLPDQRALFPMWHKYRGGVMLEAAPDGAILREHRDPLQHHDAHHLGEGRVLYTALEPLRGADAAAVRGGVPGSEPDGTVWADTIKEVDADGSVRWSWSAAEHLDREEYALHPDYSREHWPLINSVVPLADGNVLASLRSVSAVVVISRETGEILWRTEPGTVSQQHAPTELDNGNILVFDNGVFRPGSDVPYSRVIEIDRSSGKIVWEYHDPARESFFAPFMGSAQRLAGGNTLVTDSPAGRLFEVTPEGYLCWEYVNPYFGGYRESEVRGLFPAEHNAVFRAYRYTARELPWLTAEAGS from the coding sequence ATGTCCCCGATCGACCAGAACCTGCGTCGCCGCCGCGGCACCGGCCTGATCGCCCTCGACCCTTCCGCCTCGGAAGGGGGCTACACGCTCTTCGCCCCGCTCACCGGGACGGGCGAGGTGTACCTGATCGACCCGCACGGCGAGGTCGCCCACGAGTGGAAGCTCCCCTACCGGCCCGGTCGCCACGCCCGCGTCCTCGCGAACGGGAACCTGGCCTACAGCGGTGTGCTGCCCGACCAGCGCGCCCTCTTCCCCATGTGGCACAAGTACCGGGGCGGCGTCATGCTCGAAGCCGCCCCCGACGGCGCGATCCTGCGCGAGCACCGCGACCCGCTCCAGCACCACGACGCCCACCACCTCGGCGAGGGCCGCGTCCTCTACACGGCCCTCGAACCCCTGCGGGGCGCGGACGCCGCCGCCGTGCGCGGCGGGGTACCGGGCTCGGAGCCGGACGGCACGGTCTGGGCCGACACGATCAAGGAGGTCGACGCGGACGGCTCCGTCCGCTGGTCCTGGAGCGCGGCCGAGCACCTCGACCGCGAGGAGTACGCGCTGCACCCCGACTACTCGCGCGAACACTGGCCCCTGATCAACAGCGTCGTCCCGCTCGCCGACGGCAACGTCCTGGCGAGCCTGCGCAGCGTCTCGGCCGTCGTCGTCATCAGCCGGGAGACCGGCGAGATCCTCTGGCGCACCGAACCGGGAACGGTCTCGCAGCAGCACGCCCCCACCGAACTCGACAACGGCAACATCCTCGTCTTCGACAACGGCGTCTTCCGGCCCGGATCGGACGTCCCCTACTCCCGTGTCATCGAGATCGACCGCTCCTCCGGAAAGATCGTCTGGGAGTACCACGACCCCGCCCGCGAGTCGTTCTTCGCCCCGTTCATGGGCAGCGCCCAACGCCTCGCCGGCGGCAACACCCTCGTGACGGACTCGCCCGCCGGCCGCCTCTTCGAGGTGACCCCCGAGGGCTACCTGTGCTGGGAGTACGTCAACCCGTACTTCGGCGGCTACCGGGAATCCGAGGTGCGCGGCCTCTTCCCCGCCGAACACAACGCGGTCTTCCGCGCGTACCGGTACACCGCGCGGGAACTGCCCTGGCTGACCGCGGAGGCCGGCTCGTGA